From the Pseudomonas sp. VD-NE ins genome, the window CACGCGTCCGACGTCGCTTGATCACGTTATCGCCTGAAATCCGCCGGCAGTCCCTGATCGCAGGGTTGCTGGCGTTTTTATTGTTCATGGCCGGAGTCTACGGGCAGGCTCCGATCGGTTTCGATTCGCGATTTGTGTTGTTCGCGCAGGAAATGCTGCGCCATGGGCCGACGGTGTTTCCAACCACCTATGGTCAGCCGTACGCGGATTATTCTGCAGTTTCGACGCTGTTCGTCTGGCTGCTGTCGTTGCCGTTCGGCGTGGTGAATGCGTTGACCGCGTGGGCGCCGAGTGCCGTCGCCGGTGCGCTGATTGTGACGCTGATGTATCGACTGCTGGCGCCGTACTCACGGCGCTGGGCGTTGATCAGTATTGCGTTGCTGATGCTCACCAGCGGTTTCGTCACTGAAGTGCGCGCGGTGTCGCAGGACTTGATGCTCGCAGCGGTGGCCTTTGCGGTGTTCTATCTCGGTTATGCCCATGATCATTTTGCCGGCAAGCGTCACTGGCTGCTGATTTTCGCTTTGCTGTTGCTCGGCTTCGGTATTCGCGGGCCGATTGGTCTGGTGGTGCCGACCGGCATGCTGTGCAGCTATTACCTGCTCAACCGTGAGTGGTCGCGTTTGCTGGTGTTCGGCGTGTTGGCTTCGCTGTTGCTGGCCGCGTGTGTCGGGTTGTTGTTATGGCTGGCGAAACTCAGCGGTGGCGCGGTCTTCTTGCAGGACGTGATTCGCATGCAGTTCATGGGGCGCATGGACGGCAGCGAAGGCGTCAGCGGCTCGCTGTATTACTTCACCAGCTCGCTGGGCAACTATGCGCTGGCCTATCCGCTGGCATTGTTGGTACTGGCGGCGGCCTGGCTGAGCAAACCGCAGCAGCGTGGTCCGGCGTTACGCCTGGTGCAGTATTGCGCGGCGGCGGGACTGATTGTGATGGTCGGCCTGTCAATTCCCCAGGCGAAGAAGGCGCGGTATCTGCTGCCGATGTTGCCCATGGCGGCGATCATTGCGGCGTATCCGTTTCAGGTGGTGCATGGGCGGGTGTTCCGCTGGTTGCGCGGCTTGATCATGGGCTTGTGGCTGGTCACGCCGGGCTTGTTGCTGGTGGTTTTACTGATCGCCCGACGGCGCTTTCCCGAGCAATTGGGTGAGGTTTCCATTGTTTTGATCGCGTTGGGCGTGCTGCAGCTGTTGGCGTTGTCGCGATTGTTGATCCCGCGTTGGCGCGTCGAAGTGCTGACGTTGAGTGCCGTGTTGGCGCTTTGGACGGTGTACGCGGCGGTCTTCGAACCGGTGGAACGGCGTTTGTACGACACCCAGGCATTCAGTCGCGCGGTGTTCGCCCAGGTTCAGCAAAATCCGGCGCCACTGGTGTTGCATGGCATGGGCAAGGACGCGAAGGCGATCAAGTTCATGGTCAATCTCTCGCAGGATCTGCAACCGCAGTTCAGTGACTCGATTCAGCAACTGGAGGCGATCAAAGGTCCGGCGTGGCTGATGATGGACCGCAGTGATCTGCCCTCCCTCAAGGGCACGCCGCTGGAAAGCGCGCAGCCAGTGTTGGACGGGCGTTTTGATAAAAACGACTATGTATTGCTGTGGCTGAAACCTTAATCTGTCGAGCTCTCGACCGACAGGATGCGCCTCAACATGACCTTCGACGTACGCCGCGCCAGCCTTGCTGACGCGGGAGCCCTCCCCGCGATCGAGCGTTCGGCAGCGCAATTGTTTCGTCTTGATCCGCCGTTGGCGTGGCTGGCTGATGCCGAGGTGCCCGATGCTGCCCAACATCTGCAAGCCATCGAACAGGCGTACGTGTGGGTTGCTGAAAACAGCGATGGGCAACTGACTGGATTTGTTCGTGCTGTAGGCATTGATCAGCACATGCACATTGAGGAGCTATCCGTCAGTCAGGCTTTTCAAGGACAAGGCATGGGTCGCGCACTGGTTGCGGCAGTCATTGAACAAGCGCGCCTGATGCGGTTGAACTCAGTGACATTGACCACCTTTCGCGATCTGCCGTGGAATGCGCCGTTTTATCAACGGATGGGATTTGTCGAGTTGACGCATGCACACACCGACCGCCATTTGCGCGATGCGCTGCAAGCCGAAATCGCCTGCGGATTTCCCGCAGAGCGGCGCTGCGCCATGCGCCTGCCCCTGATTTGAAAGCAATGAAGGTCCTTGTGGGAGCGAGCCTGCTCGCGAAGGCGGAGTGTCAGTCAACATTGATGTATCTGACCCAACGCATTCGCGAGCAGGCTCGCTCCCACAGGGATAGTGTTGTGGCAGCTTGACCGGTGGTGACTGGCCGGTAAGGATGACGTACGCCCGCCAGGCATTTGAAATAAGGACATTGACCCTTCGTGGCCACCTACTCGCGCCTCATCCGCCGGTTGATGATCAGCTCGCTGACCGTCGTCATCAGCCGTGCGCTGATCAGTCCACTGTTGACGCTGTTCCTCAGCAACAAGCTCAACCTCAACCCGCAAGACGTCGGACTGCTGCTGGGGATCGCGGTGTTCAGCGCCACGCTGTTGTCGCTGTACGGTGGTTACATCATCGATCGGCTGGACAAGCGCCAGTTGCTGATCCTGACCATGCTCTCAAGCGGCATCGGTCTGATCCTGCTGACCTTCGCGCAGAATCTGTACCTGGTCACCCTGGTGCTGATCATCAGCGAAACGGCGTCGGCGCTGTTCCTCATCTGCTCCAAAGCCATCCTCAGTGAAAACCTGCCGGTGGGCCAGCGGGTCAAGGCGTTTTCCCTGAACTACACGCTGACCAACATCGGTTACGCCGTCGGCCCGATGATCGGCGTGGTGATTGCCGGCGTTCAGCCGTCAGCGCCGTTTATCGTCGCGGGCGCGATTGCCATCGGCAGCATCTTTCTGCTGTTCGGTGCCGTGCGCGAAGTGAATCCGGTCGCCGCGGTCGCTCAGCCACAAAGCTTTCTGAAAACCCTGATCATCCTGAAAAACGACCGCACGATGATCCTGTTTACCTTGGGTTGCCTGCTCAGCACGCTGGTGCACGGGCGTTTCACCCTGTACCTGTCGCAATACTTGCTGGTGACCCACACCCAGCAACAGACGCTGGATACCATGGCCGCGCTGCTCGCCTGCAACGCAATCACGGTGATTCTGCTGCAATACCAAGTCGGCCGATTGCTCACCCGTGAGCACCTGCGCCACTGGATTGCCGGCGGCACCGCATTGTTCATCATCGGGCTGATCGGCTTCAGTCTGGCCGACAGCCTGGTCGGCTGGTGTGTGGCGATGTTCATCTTCACCTTGGGCGAGATGATCATTTACCCGGCCGACTTTTTGTTTGTCGACACACTCGCCCCGGAAGAATTGCGCGGCAGCTATTACGGCGCGCAGAACCTTGCGGCCCTGGGCGGTGCGGCCAGTCCGGTCATGTGCGGATTTCTGCTGATGCACACCCCGGCACCGAGCATGTTCTATGCCTTGAGCGCATTGGCCGCTGTGGGTGGCTATTTGTGTTTCATGAGTGGCCGCCGTATCGCTTCAATTCAAAATTAATGCACTAAATCTTCATTAATATGAATTTGTCAGCATCGAGTTTGCCCGGCACACTGTGCGCGTTCCTCCCCCAATGCTGGAACACTTCGAGGGCTTTCCGGATATGCCGGACAAGTCCTTTTTTTTGCCTCGGATTTGCTGCAAGGATCGGATTCACATGCTCGCTCGCTGGTTGCCCGCCGCCATCAACACCCGTCCCACCGAATGGAGCCGCGCCGCCATCGGCATGGCGCTGGGCACATTGTTCAGTGTGTGGCTGTGCGCGCAGGTGTTCGGTCACGACGTTGCCTATCACCTGATTGGCCCGCTGGGGGCATCGGCGGTTTTGCTGTTTGCCGTGTCCTCCGGCGCCCTCGCCCAGCCGTGGTCGATTCTGGGCGGGTATTTGTGTGCCGGTGTCGTCGCGTTGCTGGTCGCTCATGTACTTGGCCGCACCTTGGGCAGTGCTTGCCTGGCGGCGGGCATGGCGCTGATTCTGATGTGCTGGCTGCGTTGCCTGCATCCGCCGGCCGGGGCGTTGGCACTGACGCTGGTGCTGGCCGATCCGGCGACCATTGCCATGGACTGGAAGGCCATGGAACCGGTGATGCTTGGCGCGGCGTGCATGCTGCTCAGCGCCCTCGCCTATAACAACCTGACCCGCATCCGTTATCCGAAACGTCCGGCCGAAACCGCGCCGGTGCTGACCCAGGTCGACAGTCAGGCCATCACCGCCGAAGACCTCAAGCTGGCGCTGGCCGACATGGAGGCCTTCATCGACATCACCCCCGAAGATCTGGAACAGTTGATCCACGCCAGCGAACTGCACGCCAAGCGCCGCAGCATTACCCAAACTTTCCGCTGACCCCCTGTGTAGGAGCTGCCGCAGGCTCGGGCCGCGATCGGACGATCTTTTGATTTTGATTTTAAAGATCAAAAGATCGCAGCCTTCGGCAGCTCCTACGGTAAAAACGCAGACAGGCCCTGCACATATCCCCGTTGTACAGGGCAAATTTGCACTGTTACGATCCGGTAACGCTCGCGCGCGAGCTTCTCGAATAAAGACAATAAAAGCAGGGAGTTACTGATGACAGCTCAGGCTTCATCCCAGCGGACACCGTCCATGGATGCCACGCAAAACGAAGTGCTGGCCGAGGTTCGCAATCATATCGGTCACCTGACCCTCAACCGCCCCGCCGGTCTCAATGCCATCACCCTCGACATGGTGCGCTTGCTGCAACAGCAACTCGATGCCTGGGCGACTGACGCCAATGTGCATGCAGTGGTTCTGCGCGGTGCCGGTGAAAAAGCCTTCTGCGCCGGTGGCGACATTCGTTCCCTGTACGACAGTTTCAAAAGCGGCGACACGCTGCATGAAGATTTCTTTGTCGAGGAATATGCCCTTGACCTGACGATTCATCACTACCGCAAACCGGTGCTGGCGCTGATGGACGGTTTTGTCCTCGGCGGCGGCATGGGGCTGGTGCAAGGCGCCGATCTGCGTGTGGTCACCGAGAAGAGCCGACTGGCGATGCCGGAAGTGGCCATCGGTTATTTCCCCGATGTCGGTGGCAGTTATTTCCTGCCGCGCATTCCCGGTGAGCTGGGCATCTATCTGGGGGTCAGCGGCGTGCAGATCCGTGCCGCCGATGCGCTGTATTGCGGCCTCGCCGACTGGTACCTGGACAGCAGCAAACTGGCGCTGCTCGATGAAAAACTCGATGTGATGGAGTGGCAGGATACGCCGCTGAAAGCGCTGCAAAACCTGCTGGCCAAACACGCCGTGCAAACCCTGCCCGATGCGCCGCTCGAAGCCTTGCGCCCGGCCATCGATCACTTTTTCGCCCTGCCGGATGTGCCGAGCATGGTCGAGCAATTGCGCGCGGTGACCGTCGCCGACAGCCATGAGTGGGCGACCACCACCGCTGACCTGCTGGAAACCCGCTCGCCGCTGGCCATGGCCGTTACGCTGGAGATGCTGCGTCGCGGTCGCCACTTGAGTCTGGAACATTGCTTCGCGCTGGAGCTGCATCTGGATCGCCAATGGTTCGAGCGCGGCGACCTGATCGAAGGCGTACGCGCCCTGCTGATCGATAAAGACAAGACACCGCGCTGGAACCCGCCGACCCTCGCGGCGCTGGACGCAGAGCATGTCGCGAGTTTTTTCCACGAGTTTGCTGAGAGCGGGAGCTGAGCCATGCACGATCTCGAACTGACTGAAGAACAAGTGATGATCCGCGACATGGCCCGGGACTTCGCCCGTGGTGAAATCGCACCCCACGCGCAGGCCTGGGAAAAGGCTGGCTGGATCGACGACGCGCTCGTCGCGAAGATGGGCGAATTGGGTTTGCTCGGCATGGTCGTCCCCGAAGAATGGGGCGGCACCTACGTCGATTACGTCGCTTATGCGCTGGCCGTGGAAGAGATTTCCGCCGGTGACGGCGCAACCGGCGCGTTCATGAGTATTCACAACTCGGTCGGCTGCGGCCCGGTGCTCAATTACGGCAGCGAAGCGCAGAAACAGACCTGGCTGGCGGATCTGGCCAGTGGGCAAGCCATCGGCTGCTTCTGCCTGACCGAACCACAGGCCGGTTCCGAAGCGCACAACCTGCGCACCCGCGCCGAGCTGCGTGACGGCCAGTGGGTGATCAATGGCGCCAAGCAGTTTGTCAGCAACGGCAAACGGGCGAAGCTGGCGATCGTGTTTGCCGTGACCGATCCGGACCTGGGCAAGAAAGGCATTTCAGCGTTTCTGGTACCGACCGATACAGCAGGTTTTATCGTTGATCGTACTGAGCACAAAATGGGCATCCGCGCTTCCGACACCTGTGCGGTGACGCTGAACAACTGCAGCATTCCCGAGGCCAATCTGCTCGGTGAGCGCGGCAAAGGCCTGGCGATTGCCCTGTCCAACCTTGAAGGCGGACGCATCGGCATCGCGGCTCAGGCTTTGGGTATCGCTCGGGCGGCGTTTGAAGCGGCGCTGGTGTATTCGCGCGATCGTATCCAGTTCGGCAAACCGATCAACGAACACCAGAGCATTGCCAACCTGCTGGCTGACATGCACATGCAAATCAACGCCGCGCGCTTGATGATCCTGCATGCGGCGCGTCTGCGCACGGCGGGCAAACCGTGCTTGTCGGAGGCTTCGCAGGCCAAGCTGTTTGCGTCGGAAATGGCCGAGAAGGTGTGTTCGTCGGCGATTCAGATTCATGGCGGGTATGGATATCTGGAGGATTACCCGGTCGAGAAGTATTACCGTGATGCGCGGATTACCCAGATCTACGAAGGCTCGAGCGAGATTCAGCGGATGGTGATTGCGCGGGAGCTGAAGAACTATCAGTTGTAATGGTGTTGGCCCCTTTCCCTCACCCCAGCCCTCCCGAAACGTCGGACCGCCCAGAGGGAGAGGGAGCCGACCGAGGTGTCTGGCGTCCTGCATCGACCTGAAAGACCGAGTCGATTATCGATGGGATAAACCAGGTCAATTAAGGATTCAGTAAAACTCTTTCAGGTCGGCGTACCTTCCAAGCATCCCCCAATCAGTCCCCTCTCCCTCCGGGAGAGGGTTAGGGTGAGGGGCTTTTGATTTTGATGTACATCAAGCCTTAAAAGCTTCGCGAGCAGGCTCGCTCCCACAGAGATCTCCAGCGAACGCAGGTTTTGTGAACGCCGAGAACCTCATGTGGGAGCGAGCCTGCTCGCGAAGGCGTCAGTCAGACCCGCTCATTACTTGCCCTTGAACGCAGCCTCACGCTTGGCAATAAACGCCGCCATCCCTTCCTTCTGATCCTGCGTGGCAAACGCCGCATGGAACACCCGGCGCTCAAAACGCACGCCTTCCGTCAGGTTCACTTCAAAGGCACGGTTCACGCTTTCCTTGATCATCATCGCAATCGGCAGCGACTTGCTGGCAATCACCGCCGCCACTTTCAACGCTTCATCCAACAACTCATCGCTCGGCACAATCCGCGCAACGATGCCGCAACGCTCAGCCTCCACCGCATCAATCAAACGCCCGCTCAGGCACATTTCCATGGCCTTCGCTTTACCCACGGCACGAGTCAGGCGCTGGGTGCCGCCCATGCCCGGCAACACGCCAAGGTTGATTTCCGGTTGGCCAAATTTTGCGTTGTCACCGGCCAGAATGAAGTCGCACATCAGCGCCAATTCACAACCACCGCCAAGGGCGAAACCGTTAACGGCGGCAATGATCGGCTTACGCCGGTTGGCCACGCGATCGCTGTCGCTGAACAGGTCGTCCATGTAGATCTGCGGGTAGGTCAGCTCGGCCATTTCCTTGATGTCGGCACCGGCGGCAAAAGCCTTTTTCGAACCCGTGAGGACGATACAACCAATGTTCGCATCGGCTTCCAGCGCATCAAGGGCCTGGTTCACTTCGCTGACCAGTTGCGCATTCAGCGCATTCAGCGCCTGCGGACGGTTGAGGGTGATCAGGCCAACGCGGCCATGGGTTTCGAGCAGAATGGTTTGGTAAGTCATGGATAAAATTCCTTGTCAAAGATTGCGCGAAATGACCATGCGCTGAATATCGCTGGTGCCTTCGTAGATCTGGCAGACGCGCACATCGCGGTAGATGCGCTCCAGCGGGAAGTCGTTGAGGTAACCGTAACCACCGAGGGTTTGCAACGCCATCGAACAGACCTTCTCGGCCATTTCCGAAGCGAACAGTTTGGCCATCGACGCCTCGACCAATGCCGGTTGGCCGCTGTCACGCAGGGCCGCCGCGTAATGCACCATCTGCCGGGCGACGGCGATTTGCGTGGCCATGTCGGCCAAACGGAATGCCACGGCCTGATGCTCGATGATCGGCTTGCCGAAGGTGTCGCGCTCACGGGCGTAATCGCGCGCCGCTTCGAACGCCGCGCGGGCCATGCCTACCGATTGCGAGGCGATGCCGACGCGGCCACCTTCAAGGTTTGCCAGGGCGATTTTGTAGCCCTCGCCCTCTTCGCCCAAGCGGTTGGCCACCGGCACTTGCACATCTTCGAAAAGAATCTGGCAGGTGTCGGAGGCGTGCTGGCCGAGCTTGTCCTCGACGCGAGCGACTTTATAGCCCGGCGAATCGGTCGGCACGATAAACGCGCTGATGCCGCGTTTGCCCGCACTCGGATCGGTCACCGCAAACACAATCACGATCCCGGCGTTTTGCCCGGAGGTGATGAACTGTTTGCAGCCGTTCAGCACGTAGTGATCACCGTCCAGCCGTGCGCGGGTTTTCAGGCTGCTGGCATCAGAGCCGGCCTGCGGTTCGGTCAACGCAAAGGCACCAAGCATCGCGCCGCTGGCCAGCGGTTTGAGGAAGCGTTCGCGCTGATCGTCGTTGCCGAACTTGAGAATCGGCACGCAACCGACCGAGTTGTGCACGCTCATGATCGTCGAGCAGGCGCCGTCGCCGGCGGCGATTTCTTCCAGGGCCATGGCGTAGGCCAGATAACCGGTATCGCAACCGCCCCACTGCTCCGGCACGAGCATGCCGAAGAAGCCCAGTTCGGCCATTTGGCCGATGGCTTCCTTGGGGAAACGGTGCTCGCGATCCCACTCGGCGGCAAACGGCTTCAAGCGTTCCTCGGCGAACTGCCGGGCCATGTCGCGGATCTGGGTTTGGTCTTCGTTGGGAATCATGGTGAATCCTTAAAATCCGGTTACAACAGAAAACCCTGTGGGAGCTGGCTTGCCAGCGATGGGGCCGTGTCAGTGAACATTTCGGCTATCTGACCCACCGCCATCGCGGGCAAGCCCGCTCCCACAGGGTCCAGGGTCAACGTTAATAGAGGCATTCCACGGCCATCGCTGTCGCTTCGCCGCCGCCGATGCAGATCGCTGCGATGCCGCGTTTCTGCTTTCTCTGGCGCAGGGCCGACAGCAACGTCACCAGAATCCGCGCACCGGACGCGCCGATCGGATGGCCCAGCGCACAGGCACCACCATGCACGTTCAACTTGTCATGGGGGATTTCCAGCTGCGTCATCGCCGCCATGCCGACCACGGCAAACGCTTCGTTGACTTCAAACAGATCGACATCACCCAGCGACCAACCGGTTTTCTTGATCAGCTTCTTGATCGCACCAATCGGCGCCACCGGGAACAGGCCCGGGGTATCAGCGAACGCGGCGTGGCCATGGATCACCGCCAGCGGTTTCAGCCCGAGTTTCTGTGCCTGCGACTGACGCATCAGCACCAATGCCGCCGCGCCGTCAGAGATCGAACTGGAGTTCGCCGCCGTCACCGTGCCGCCTTCGCGGAACGCCGGTTTCAGCGAGGCGACCTTGTCCAGTTTGGCTTTTGGTGGCTGCTCGTCATGGCTGATCAGCACCTGTTCTTTGCCGACGGTCACGGTCAGCGGGACGATTTCGTCCTTGAAGCTGCCGTCCTTGATCGCCTGCTGCGCGCGGGTGGTCGAGGCGATGGCAAACGCATCCTGCGCTTCCCGGCTGAAGTGGTTGGTCTCGGCGCAGTCTTCGGCGAAGGTGCCCATCAGGCGGCCCTTGTCGTAAGCGTCTTCGAGGCCGTCGAGGAACATCGAATCGAGCACGCGACCATGGCCCATGCGGTAACCGGCGCGGGCACGATCCAGCAAATACGGCGAGTTGGACATGCTTTCCATGCCACCAGCGATCACCACATCGGCGCTGCCAGCGACCAGCATGTCGTGGGCAAGAATGGTGGTTTCCATGCCCGAGCCGCACATCTTGTTGACCGTGGTGCAACGGGTCGATTTATCCAGCCCGGCGCCCAGTGCCGCTTGACGCGCCGGTGCCTGACCGAGGCCGGCGGGCAGCACGCAACCGAACAGCACTTCATCAACCGCGTCGCTGGCGACACCGGCGCGTTCAACCGCAGCCTTGATTGCCGCAGCGCCGAGTTGTGGCGCGGTGAGGCTTTTCAGTTCGCCCTGAAAACCGCCCATTGGCGTGCGCACGGCGCTGACGATAACAATTGGATCGTTGGAAATGGTCATGACAAATCCTCCTTACTTGGCGGCCATGCGCAAGGCGCCGTCGAGACGGATCACCTCGCCGTTGAGCATGCTGTTTTCGATGATATGCCGAACCAGCGCGGCGTACTCGCCAGGCTTGCCCAGACGCGGCGGGAACGGTACGCCGGCGGCCAGCGATTCGCGGACTTCCGGGGTCATGCCGGCCATCATCGGCGTTTCGAAAATGCCCGGTGCGATGGTCATCACGCGGATACCGAAGCGCGCCAGTTCACGGGCGGCCGGCAGGGTCAGGCTGGCAATCGCGCCTTTCGAAGCGGAGTACGCCGCTTGGCCAATCTGGCCGTCGAACGCCGCGACCGAGGCGGTGTTGATGATCACGCCGCGCTCGCCGTCGGCATTGGCCTCGCTCTCGGCGATGGCCGCAGCGGCCAGTCGTAACATGTTGAAGCTGCCGATCAGGTTGACGTTGATCACCTGCGCGAAACTGCTCAGCGCATGCGGGCCGTTCTTGCCGAGGATCTTCTCGCCACGGACGATACCGGCGCAGTTGACCAGGCCGTTGAGACTGCCAAAGGCTTTGACCGTGGCCTGGACGGCGGCTTCGGCGGCGGCTTCGTTGCTGATGTCGGCGACCACGCTTTGCGCGCCCAAACGCTGAGCCTGGGCGGCGACCGCTTCGGCATTCATGTCCACCAGCATCACTTTGGCGCCGGCACTGACCAGCAATTCAGCGGTGGCGGCACCGAGGCCGGAGGCGCCGCCGGTGACGATAAAAACCTTGTTCTCGATCTGCATGACTGTTTCCTTCGGTTCAAGCTGAAACGTTGTGCGCCGCGGCCTCTTGAGCCTTGGCGATTTCCTGGTTGCGCAAGATAAAGCGCTGCAATTTGCCGCTTGGGGTTTTGGGCAATTCGCTGACAAATTCGATTTCACGCGGGTACGAGTGCGCGGCCAGACGTTTGCGCACGTGTTGGCGCAGTTCTTCGGCCAACTCCGGCGCGGCACGGTATTGAGCGCTCAGCACGACGAAGGCTTTGACCAGTTCGGTACGCTCCGGATCGGGTTTGCCGACCACCGCCGCTTCGACCACTGCCGGGTGCTCAATCAATGCGCTTTCAACATCGAACGGGCCGACGCGGTAGCCGGAGGTGGTGATCACGTCATCGCTACGACCGACGAAGCTGATGCTGCCGTCCGGGTTCCATTCCACGGTATCGCCGCTGAGGTAGTAATCACCGACGAAGGCTTTGGTCGGCGCGCCTTCGTAACCGCCGAACCAGCACATCGGCGATTGCGGACGATCGATGGCGAGAATGCCCGGCTGGCCGACGCCGAGCTCGTTGTACTGCTCGTCGAGCACGACGATGCGGTGGCCCGGTGAGGCAAAACCCGCGGCGCCGACGTGCACGGCGTGATCGAGGCCGTGGTGATTGCACAGGACCATGCCCAGCTCGGTCTGGCCGTAATGGTCGTGGATCACCACGTCGAGGTTGTCGGCGAACCAGCGGATCACTTCCGGGTTCAGCGGCTCGCCGGCGCTGCTGACGATGCGCAATTTGCCTTTGATCGACTTGGCGAATTCGTCACCGCCAGCAATCAACAAACGATAAGCGGTTGGCGAACCGGTGAGGTTGGTAATGCCGTATTTGTTGATCACCCGGCAGGTGCTCTCGAGGGTGAACGGGCCATCGTAAAAGGTGATCGGGTGGCCCATCGACAACGGCCCGGTAACGCCGAAATAGATGCCGTAAGCCCAGCCCGGATCGGCGACGTTCCAGAACGAGTCTTTCGGGCGCAGATCGACGGCATCACGGGTGTAGCTCTGGAACGCGACGATGGCTTTGAGCGGCACCGACAGCGCTTTCGACGGGCCGGTGGTGCCGGACGTGAACATCAGCAGAAA encodes:
- a CDS encoding glycosyltransferase family 39 protein — encoded protein: MITLSPEIRRQSLIAGLLAFLLFMAGVYGQAPIGFDSRFVLFAQEMLRHGPTVFPTTYGQPYADYSAVSTLFVWLLSLPFGVVNALTAWAPSAVAGALIVTLMYRLLAPYSRRWALISIALLMLTSGFVTEVRAVSQDLMLAAVAFAVFYLGYAHDHFAGKRHWLLIFALLLLGFGIRGPIGLVVPTGMLCSYYLLNREWSRLLVFGVLASLLLAACVGLLLWLAKLSGGAVFLQDVIRMQFMGRMDGSEGVSGSLYYFTSSLGNYALAYPLALLVLAAAWLSKPQQRGPALRLVQYCAAAGLIVMVGLSIPQAKKARYLLPMLPMAAIIAAYPFQVVHGRVFRWLRGLIMGLWLVTPGLLLVVLLIARRRFPEQLGEVSIVLIALGVLQLLALSRLLIPRWRVEVLTLSAVLALWTVYAAVFEPVERRLYDTQAFSRAVFAQVQQNPAPLVLHGMGKDAKAIKFMVNLSQDLQPQFSDSIQQLEAIKGPAWLMMDRSDLPSLKGTPLESAQPVLDGRFDKNDYVLLWLKP
- a CDS encoding GNAT family N-acetyltransferase is translated as MTFDVRRASLADAGALPAIERSAAQLFRLDPPLAWLADAEVPDAAQHLQAIEQAYVWVAENSDGQLTGFVRAVGIDQHMHIEELSVSQAFQGQGMGRALVAAVIEQARLMRLNSVTLTTFRDLPWNAPFYQRMGFVELTHAHTDRHLRDALQAEIACGFPAERRCAMRLPLI
- a CDS encoding MFS transporter, translating into MATYSRLIRRLMISSLTVVISRALISPLLTLFLSNKLNLNPQDVGLLLGIAVFSATLLSLYGGYIIDRLDKRQLLILTMLSSGIGLILLTFAQNLYLVTLVLIISETASALFLICSKAILSENLPVGQRVKAFSLNYTLTNIGYAVGPMIGVVIAGVQPSAPFIVAGAIAIGSIFLLFGAVREVNPVAAVAQPQSFLKTLIILKNDRTMILFTLGCLLSTLVHGRFTLYLSQYLLVTHTQQQTLDTMAALLACNAITVILLQYQVGRLLTREHLRHWIAGGTALFIIGLIGFSLADSLVGWCVAMFIFTLGEMIIYPADFLFVDTLAPEELRGSYYGAQNLAALGGAASPVMCGFLLMHTPAPSMFYALSALAAVGGYLCFMSGRRIASIQN
- a CDS encoding HPP family protein, which produces MLARWLPAAINTRPTEWSRAAIGMALGTLFSVWLCAQVFGHDVAYHLIGPLGASAVLLFAVSSGALAQPWSILGGYLCAGVVALLVAHVLGRTLGSACLAAGMALILMCWLRCLHPPAGALALTLVLADPATIAMDWKAMEPVMLGAACMLLSALAYNNLTRIRYPKRPAETAPVLTQVDSQAITAEDLKLALADMEAFIDITPEDLEQLIHASELHAKRRSITQTFR
- a CDS encoding enoyl-CoA hydratase/isomerase family protein, with product MTAQASSQRTPSMDATQNEVLAEVRNHIGHLTLNRPAGLNAITLDMVRLLQQQLDAWATDANVHAVVLRGAGEKAFCAGGDIRSLYDSFKSGDTLHEDFFVEEYALDLTIHHYRKPVLALMDGFVLGGGMGLVQGADLRVVTEKSRLAMPEVAIGYFPDVGGSYFLPRIPGELGIYLGVSGVQIRAADALYCGLADWYLDSSKLALLDEKLDVMEWQDTPLKALQNLLAKHAVQTLPDAPLEALRPAIDHFFALPDVPSMVEQLRAVTVADSHEWATTTADLLETRSPLAMAVTLEMLRRGRHLSLEHCFALELHLDRQWFERGDLIEGVRALLIDKDKTPRWNPPTLAALDAEHVASFFHEFAESGS
- a CDS encoding acyl-CoA dehydrogenase family protein; amino-acid sequence: MHDLELTEEQVMIRDMARDFARGEIAPHAQAWEKAGWIDDALVAKMGELGLLGMVVPEEWGGTYVDYVAYALAVEEISAGDGATGAFMSIHNSVGCGPVLNYGSEAQKQTWLADLASGQAIGCFCLTEPQAGSEAHNLRTRAELRDGQWVINGAKQFVSNGKRAKLAIVFAVTDPDLGKKGISAFLVPTDTAGFIVDRTEHKMGIRASDTCAVTLNNCSIPEANLLGERGKGLAIALSNLEGGRIGIAAQALGIARAAFEAALVYSRDRIQFGKPINEHQSIANLLADMHMQINAARLMILHAARLRTAGKPCLSEASQAKLFASEMAEKVCSSAIQIHGGYGYLEDYPVEKYYRDARITQIYEGSSEIQRMVIARELKNYQL
- a CDS encoding enoyl-CoA hydratase, coding for MTYQTILLETHGRVGLITLNRPQALNALNAQLVSEVNQALDALEADANIGCIVLTGSKKAFAAGADIKEMAELTYPQIYMDDLFSDSDRVANRRKPIIAAVNGFALGGGCELALMCDFILAGDNAKFGQPEINLGVLPGMGGTQRLTRAVGKAKAMEMCLSGRLIDAVEAERCGIVARIVPSDELLDEALKVAAVIASKSLPIAMMIKESVNRAFEVNLTEGVRFERRVFHAAFATQDQKEGMAAFIAKREAAFKGK
- a CDS encoding acyl-CoA dehydrogenase is translated as MIPNEDQTQIRDMARQFAEERLKPFAAEWDREHRFPKEAIGQMAELGFFGMLVPEQWGGCDTGYLAYAMALEEIAAGDGACSTIMSVHNSVGCVPILKFGNDDQRERFLKPLASGAMLGAFALTEPQAGSDASSLKTRARLDGDHYVLNGCKQFITSGQNAGIVIVFAVTDPSAGKRGISAFIVPTDSPGYKVARVEDKLGQHASDTCQILFEDVQVPVANRLGEEGEGYKIALANLEGGRVGIASQSVGMARAAFEAARDYARERDTFGKPIIEHQAVAFRLADMATQIAVARQMVHYAAALRDSGQPALVEASMAKLFASEMAEKVCSMALQTLGGYGYLNDFPLERIYRDVRVCQIYEGTSDIQRMVISRNL
- a CDS encoding acetyl-CoA C-acyltransferase gives rise to the protein MTISNDPIVIVSAVRTPMGGFQGELKSLTAPQLGAAAIKAAVERAGVASDAVDEVLFGCVLPAGLGQAPARQAALGAGLDKSTRCTTVNKMCGSGMETTILAHDMLVAGSADVVIAGGMESMSNSPYLLDRARAGYRMGHGRVLDSMFLDGLEDAYDKGRLMGTFAEDCAETNHFSREAQDAFAIASTTRAQQAIKDGSFKDEIVPLTVTVGKEQVLISHDEQPPKAKLDKVASLKPAFREGGTVTAANSSSISDGAAALVLMRQSQAQKLGLKPLAVIHGHAAFADTPGLFPVAPIGAIKKLIKKTGWSLGDVDLFEVNEAFAVVGMAAMTQLEIPHDKLNVHGGACALGHPIGASGARILVTLLSALRQRKQKRGIAAICIGGGEATAMAVECLY